The Chitinophaga flava genome has a segment encoding these proteins:
- a CDS encoding MutS-related protein yields MPYLFVFLFTLTGVIFLSINQYKRRRSRQLHMIRQQWGMMKDEYFNFNRIGSYLALNIGDDFHLLSSQTKADIDFDDVFRFIDRTSTPVGQQFLYDLMSKPGNDAARLRLLEEQVSFFAGNTATREEVQLLMTTLQSNDAAYISSLLEDNLPSRPAWYNLVVASLASVVLLLVLSPRYPFLLIWLLLPLFFNVFLHYWNKNNTARFIRSIPQLHLLMELTRKLCARELPFNNDEALQSLRRMKTFRRKSLFINFGYSGSQDDISRLFAYLFEYVKAFLLVEFFAFYSLADELRKRRQDIMVIFRFIGNMDACISIASLRAGVAETCVPVSLPVSRVLEATKLCHPLIPDCAANDINVNGKSVLITGSNMSGKTTFLRTVALNIVLAQTIHTCFATSFHAPFFRLFSSIRIDDSLQDGRSYYFQEVEVMHALIREVVPAPQSFFILDEVFKGTNTVERIAAASAILSYLNRYNNLVFVSTHDIELSAMLSDDYELYHFSETIIGDQLHFDHKLKHGQLTTRNAIKLLEIAGYPREIIDEATEISSKLRIQL; encoded by the coding sequence ATGCCATACTTATTTGTATTCCTATTTACCCTGACAGGAGTGATATTTCTGTCTATCAATCAATACAAACGCAGGAGAAGCAGGCAGCTTCATATGATACGCCAGCAATGGGGAATGATGAAGGATGAGTACTTCAACTTCAATAGGATTGGGAGTTATCTGGCATTGAATATTGGTGATGACTTTCATCTGTTATCAAGTCAGACTAAGGCTGATATTGATTTTGATGACGTATTCCGTTTTATAGATCGCACCAGCACACCTGTAGGACAACAGTTCCTATATGATTTAATGAGTAAGCCCGGAAATGATGCCGCCAGACTGAGACTGCTGGAGGAGCAGGTGTCTTTCTTTGCAGGCAATACTGCCACACGGGAAGAAGTCCAATTACTCATGACAACTTTACAAAGCAATGATGCTGCTTATATCTCGAGCCTGCTGGAAGATAATCTTCCATCCCGGCCGGCCTGGTATAACCTTGTGGTGGCTTCCCTGGCTAGTGTTGTGCTGCTGTTGGTGTTATCGCCGCGATATCCTTTTTTGCTGATATGGTTGTTGCTGCCGTTGTTTTTTAATGTCTTCCTGCATTACTGGAATAAGAATAATACTGCACGTTTTATCCGGTCGATCCCACAACTTCATCTTTTAATGGAGCTGACGCGCAAATTGTGTGCGCGGGAACTGCCATTTAACAATGATGAGGCATTACAAAGTTTACGGCGGATGAAAACCTTCAGGCGTAAAAGTCTTTTTATCAATTTTGGATATAGTGGTAGCCAGGATGATATCAGTAGGTTGTTTGCTTATCTTTTTGAATATGTGAAAGCTTTCCTGCTTGTAGAGTTTTTTGCCTTTTATTCCCTGGCAGATGAACTCCGGAAAAGGAGGCAGGATATTATGGTGATCTTCCGTTTTATTGGGAATATGGATGCCTGTATTTCCATTGCTTCGCTGCGTGCGGGCGTTGCAGAAACCTGTGTTCCGGTTTCCTTGCCTGTGTCTCGTGTACTGGAAGCAACAAAGCTTTGTCACCCGCTGATACCAGATTGTGCGGCTAATGATATCAATGTGAATGGTAAAAGTGTTTTAATTACAGGGTCAAACATGTCTGGTAAAACTACTTTTCTGCGTACGGTTGCACTTAATATAGTGCTGGCGCAAACGATCCACACTTGTTTTGCGACATCTTTCCATGCGCCTTTCTTCCGGCTTTTTTCCTCTATCCGGATTGATGACAGTCTGCAGGATGGCAGGAGCTATTATTTCCAGGAGGTAGAAGTAATGCATGCCCTGATCCGGGAAGTGGTACCTGCTCCACAAAGCTTCTTTATACTGGACGAGGTTTTTAAAGGCACTAATACCGTTGAGCGTATTGCTGCAGCCAGTGCCATCCTTTCTTATCTGAACAGGTACAATAATCTCGTATTTGTTTCCACGCATGATATAGAGCTATCTGCAATGCTGTCCGATGATTATGAGCTGTATCATTTTTCAGAAACTATAATAGGAGATCAGCTTCATTTTGATCACAAGTTGAAACATGGTCAGCTTACGACGAGAAATGCTATTAAGCTGCTGGAAATAGCTGGTTATCCACGGGAGATCATCGATGAAGCAACGGAGATTAGTAGTAAACTCCGCATACAACTGTGA
- a CDS encoding WD40 repeat domain-containing protein, whose protein sequence is MSQFPHINLPLKNKLTFTANPVNVVPLPNGEILMNFASQPLITKLNSNLEIVWEKIMQGQNTNYVSSKLSASSDGRLIAIAGMSDMRILDAEGTTVLHTVEHGSWGWFLGAACYFAKDNKTIWYVLPGEENETDELQIMDAATFEVIASYPLLESHQYAYTFHATPDNGIILLEASAGQEETILMQLQLNEGIISLTELTQCENVIMGNFAPSGKEFAMAPHYDGPLEIYSFPEIDRIAEQDQDSIFDGSKDFPASEPDNINYSVFFVDDNNILVVSQFGRLLLLDRKDLRCKAEVMPEGIEFTAYDLDGNPTTNPDYIFDYSSSIINVMIVHDKLLLTTGEGQLRSYDLPI, encoded by the coding sequence ATGAGTCAATTTCCGCATATAAACCTGCCATTAAAGAACAAACTGACATTCACCGCTAACCCGGTAAATGTAGTGCCATTGCCAAATGGAGAGATCCTGATGAACTTTGCGAGTCAGCCACTGATTACAAAGCTCAATTCCAACCTTGAGATTGTTTGGGAAAAAATTATGCAGGGACAGAATACAAACTATGTAAGCAGTAAGCTGTCTGCCTCTTCTGATGGCCGCCTGATTGCTATTGCGGGCATGAGCGATATGCGGATCCTCGATGCAGAAGGGACTACCGTATTACATACTGTGGAACATGGCTCCTGGGGCTGGTTCCTGGGTGCTGCCTGTTACTTCGCCAAGGATAATAAAACAATCTGGTATGTATTGCCAGGTGAAGAAAATGAAACTGACGAGCTGCAGATAATGGATGCTGCTACTTTTGAAGTAATTGCTTCTTATCCACTGCTGGAAAGCCATCAATACGCCTATACATTTCATGCCACGCCAGACAATGGCATTATCCTGCTGGAGGCCTCTGCCGGCCAGGAGGAAACGATACTGATGCAGTTGCAGCTGAACGAGGGTATCATCTCGCTGACAGAACTTACCCAATGTGAGAATGTGATCATGGGCAACTTTGCACCTTCCGGAAAAGAGTTTGCTATGGCTCCTCATTATGATGGGCCGTTGGAAATTTACTCTTTCCCTGAAATTGACAGAATAGCGGAGCAGGACCAGGATTCTATTTTCGATGGCAGTAAAGATTTTCCTGCGTCAGAACCGGATAATATCAACTACAGTGTATTCTTTGTAGATGATAATAACATCCTGGTAGTTTCCCAGTTTGGGAGATTATTATTGCTCGACAGAAAAGATTTACGTTGTAAGGCAGAGGTAATGCCAGAGGGTATTGAATTTACAGCATATGACCTGGATGGTAATCCTACTACCAACCCGGATTATATCTTTGATTACAGCAGTAGTATTATCAATGTAATGATTGTGCATGACAAGCTGTTGCTGACGACCGGTGAAGGTCAGTTGCGCAGTTATGATCTGCCTATATGA
- a CDS encoding YdeI/OmpD-associated family protein — protein sequence METLDGRQAVYASTRAEWRKWLEENCQAETGVWLIQYHKKSTVPCISLIEATEEALCFGWIDSKAKKRNEESFYLTFTPRKAKSKWSKPNIERAERMIAKGLMTAHGQEKIDLAKRTGMWAEE from the coding sequence ATGGAAACACTTGATGGAAGACAAGCCGTATACGCCTCCACCAGAGCTGAGTGGCGGAAATGGCTGGAAGAAAACTGCCAGGCAGAAACCGGTGTATGGCTCATCCAGTATCATAAAAAAAGTACAGTTCCCTGCATCTCCCTTATTGAGGCAACTGAAGAAGCGCTGTGCTTCGGCTGGATAGACAGTAAAGCCAAAAAACGTAATGAGGAAAGTTTCTATCTGACATTTACCCCCCGCAAGGCGAAAAGCAAATGGAGCAAACCTAATATAGAACGGGCAGAACGAATGATCGCAAAGGGACTGATGACAGCGCATGGCCAGGAAAAGATTGACCTGGCAAAGCGTACCGGGATGTGGGCGGAGGAATAA
- a CDS encoding VOC family protein, which translates to MAQSSVLRGIATLTFYAADHAAAKKWYSEFFGVAPYFDMPGYFEFRLGDYQHELGVIDLKYAPPARLADTGGAITYWHVDAIKVTFDQLIALGAIEFEPITERGQEGSGFATAAVTDPFGNIIGIMTNPHYLQILQQKNSL; encoded by the coding sequence ATGGCACAATCATCAGTATTACGCGGCATAGCCACTCTTACATTTTATGCGGCAGACCACGCAGCAGCAAAGAAATGGTATTCGGAATTTTTCGGCGTAGCACCCTATTTTGACATGCCTGGTTATTTTGAATTCCGCCTGGGTGACTACCAGCATGAGTTAGGGGTAATTGACCTCAAATACGCTCCTCCAGCCAGATTAGCTGACACCGGTGGCGCTATTACTTATTGGCATGTGGATGCTATTAAAGTTACTTTCGACCAACTGATAGCACTGGGAGCCATTGAATTTGAACCCATCACCGAACGCGGCCAGGAAGGGAGCGGTTTTGCTACAGCAGCCGTAACAGACCCCTTCGGTAATATTATCGGTATCATGACCAACCCACATTATCTGCAAATACTGCAACAAAAAAACAGTTTATAG
- a CDS encoding serine hydrolase domain-containing protein, with translation MLKRVIIASLLTLTANTSFSQNFNHQRLDSLFNILEAKDKYMGSIAVSQNGKTLYTRAIGYSDIESSLKADTKTKYKIGSISKMFTAALILKAVEENKLSLDQTIDKYYPQIPNANKITITQLLRHRSGIHNFTNDKAYMTYNTQAKSEKEMIEIIAGPKSDFEPDTQSEYSNSNYVVLSYILQKLYGKPYADILKTKITTPAGLTSTYFGGKTDLRKNESYSYRFNDKWTKETETDPSIPMGAGTIVSTPANLTTFIEKLFAGKIVSDRSLDSMKTFNGTFGMGMFKLPYFEKYCYGHTGGIDGFQSVLVYFPEEKLSVALTSNGLIYANNDILLCALSCYFNRPFEIPTFKTVELKPEELDQFLGNYASTQIPLKIQIKKIGNKLFGQATGQSSFPLEAISANTFQFETAGVVIEFNTEKKQMTLKQKGQVFLFTKE, from the coding sequence ATGTTAAAAAGAGTAATTATTGCCAGCCTGTTGACGTTAACCGCCAACACTTCATTTTCCCAAAATTTTAATCACCAACGTCTGGATAGCCTGTTTAATATTTTGGAAGCAAAAGATAAATATATGGGTAGCATAGCTGTTTCACAAAACGGCAAGACACTATACACAAGAGCTATCGGGTATAGTGATATTGAATCTTCCCTTAAAGCAGACACCAAAACCAAATACAAAATCGGGTCTATCTCTAAAATGTTTACCGCCGCACTTATCCTGAAGGCGGTGGAAGAAAATAAACTATCATTAGATCAAACAATTGATAAATATTATCCTCAAATCCCCAATGCAAATAAAATAACGATTACACAATTGCTCAGGCATAGAAGCGGTATTCATAACTTTACTAACGATAAGGCCTATATGACATATAATACACAGGCCAAGTCAGAGAAAGAAATGATAGAGATCATTGCCGGGCCGAAAAGTGATTTTGAACCGGATACACAATCCGAATACAGCAATTCGAACTATGTAGTACTAAGCTATATCCTGCAGAAGCTCTATGGTAAGCCTTATGCTGATATCCTAAAGACTAAAATCACAACACCGGCAGGTTTAACCAGCACCTATTTCGGAGGCAAAACCGATCTCCGGAAAAACGAGAGTTACTCATACAGATTTAATGATAAATGGACTAAAGAAACAGAAACAGATCCATCCATACCCATGGGAGCAGGAACCATTGTATCAACCCCTGCGAACTTAACGACTTTCATCGAAAAACTTTTTGCCGGCAAAATCGTTTCAGACAGATCATTGGATTCCATGAAAACCTTCAACGGAACATTTGGAATGGGAATGTTTAAGCTTCCCTATTTCGAAAAGTACTGTTATGGACATACCGGTGGAATTGACGGGTTCCAGTCCGTTTTAGTATATTTCCCTGAAGAGAAACTGTCGGTGGCCTTAACTTCAAACGGATTGATATATGCAAACAATGATATCCTGTTATGCGCATTAAGCTGCTATTTCAACAGACCTTTTGAAATACCAACTTTTAAAACAGTGGAGCTAAAACCGGAGGAATTAGATCAATTCTTAGGCAACTACGCCAGTACGCAAATTCCTTTAAAAATTCAGATAAAGAAGATTGGAAATAAACTATTTGGCCAGGCCACAGGACAGTCATCCTTTCCACTGGAAGCGATATCTGCAAACACTTTTCAATTTGAAACAGCCGGAGTAGTCATTGAATTTAATACAGAAAAAAAGCAAATGACTTTAAAGCAGAAAGGACAAGTATTCCTGTTTACAAAAGAATAA